Proteins encoded by one window of Cylindrospermum stagnale PCC 7417:
- a CDS encoding ABC-three component system middle component 6, producing the protein MILPTKHISTSHSLLGVGAKILEQLYQPRTVSSLWSAVATMPEVATFERFVLTLDLLYAIGAIDMETGLIRRCHR; encoded by the coding sequence ATGATTCTTCCCACAAAACACATATCTACTAGTCATTCTTTATTGGGAGTAGGTGCTAAAATATTAGAACAATTGTACCAACCAAGAACAGTTTCATCACTTTGGAGTGCTGTTGCTACTATGCCAGAAGTTGCCACATTTGAACGTTTTGTTTTAACTCTTGATCTCCTATACGCTATAGGAGCAATTGACATGGAAACAGGATTAATTCGGAGGTGTCACCGATGA
- a CDS encoding SDR family oxidoreductase, with protein MNSIVITGASSGIGYGAAKEFVTSGYQVFGSVRNEKDAERLTAELGSNFTPLIFDVTNQQAIQQAALSVEAIVGESGLTGLINNAGIATSGPLMHQSIDEIRLQFEVNVFGQIAVTQAFLPLLGAIKNAKHQPGRIINISSVGGKIAFPFIGAYAGSKHAIEGISHSLRRELQLYGIDVIIIAPGAVNTPIWDKESAQDFSRYAETDYAEATNAGQKYMLKLGKAGYSLEEVGKFIRKVFETPKPKTRYSLVPNSIINWIIPKMLPDRLLDKLIGKTLGLLPK; from the coding sequence ATGAACTCTATTGTAATTACTGGGGCTTCTTCAGGCATTGGTTATGGGGCAGCAAAAGAATTTGTAACCAGTGGTTATCAGGTATTTGGCAGTGTGCGTAACGAAAAGGATGCTGAACGACTCACGGCTGAACTCGGCAGCAATTTTACACCGTTAATATTTGACGTGACTAATCAGCAAGCTATCCAACAGGCAGCTTTATCGGTGGAAGCAATTGTGGGTGAAAGCGGTTTAACTGGGCTGATTAACAATGCGGGAATAGCAACAAGTGGCCCGTTAATGCATCAATCTATTGATGAAATTCGGTTACAGTTTGAAGTGAATGTCTTTGGTCAGATTGCGGTTACTCAAGCTTTTTTGCCGTTACTGGGAGCGATAAAAAATGCAAAACATCAACCAGGAAGAATCATCAATATCAGTTCGGTTGGTGGCAAAATAGCTTTTCCGTTCATCGGTGCTTATGCAGGAAGTAAACACGCAATTGAGGGAATTTCTCATAGTCTACGGAGAGAACTTCAGCTTTATGGAATTGATGTGATTATCATTGCCCCCGGTGCAGTCAATACTCCGATTTGGGATAAAGAATCTGCCCAAGATTTCAGCCGATATGCTGAAACAGATTATGCAGAAGCAACAAATGCTGGTCAAAAATATATGCTTAAGCTAGGCAAAGCTGGATACTCTCTTGAAGAGGTGGGAAAATTCATCAGAAAAGTCTTTGAGACTCCCAAGCCTAAAACTCGATATAGTCTAGTGCCAAATTCAATTATAAACTGGATAATTCCCAAAATGTTACCTGATCGTCTATTAGACAAACTGATTGGAAAGACTCTGGGATTACTGCCAAAATAA
- a CDS encoding MFS transporter: MTNKGATKKLPLLPAFRSRNYQLFFAGQGISLIGTWMTQLATIWLVYHLTNSPLMLGIVGFTGQIPSFFLAPFGGVFVDRFSRYRTLIGTQILAMIQSLALAGLALTGVIQVWHIIALSLFQGFINAFDAPARQAFVPELVERRDDLANAIAINSTMINGARLIGPAIGGLLIAGIGVGYCFLVDGLSYIAVIASLLAMKIQPQQIPVTGGNVWEKIKEGFLYSFRFPPIRSILLLSALVSFMGMQYMIFIPIFADKVLHSGAEAQGYLMAASGVGALGGGIYLTTRQTVVGLGKLLASAPAILGIGLIAFSFSRFLPVSLCAMLFVGLGSILQIASANTILQTIVEDDKRGRVMSLYGMAFLGMIPLGNLFGGILANYIGTSNTLIIDGLACIIGSIIFRKQLPALRKLIRPIYEQKGILESEKAAR; encoded by the coding sequence ATGACTAATAAAGGTGCGACCAAAAAACTGCCGCTACTACCTGCATTCAGATCAAGAAATTACCAACTATTTTTTGCTGGGCAAGGTATATCTCTAATTGGCACTTGGATGACACAACTGGCCACAATTTGGCTAGTTTATCACTTAACAAACTCCCCATTAATGCTGGGAATTGTGGGATTTACTGGTCAAATTCCTAGCTTCTTTCTCGCTCCCTTCGGTGGGGTATTTGTGGATCGTTTTTCTCGCTATCGCACCTTAATTGGTACACAAATATTGGCGATGATTCAGTCATTAGCCCTGGCTGGCCTAGCGTTGACGGGGGTGATTCAGGTGTGGCACATCATCGCCTTAAGCTTGTTTCAAGGATTTATTAACGCCTTTGATGCACCAGCGCGGCAAGCATTTGTCCCAGAACTGGTTGAGCGCAGAGATGATTTAGCCAATGCGATCGCTATCAACTCAACGATGATCAATGGTGCGCGGTTAATTGGCCCGGCAATTGGGGGGTTACTGATAGCTGGTATCGGAGTAGGTTACTGTTTTTTAGTGGATGGACTGAGTTACATCGCTGTAATTGCTTCTTTATTAGCAATGAAAATTCAGCCGCAGCAAATCCCAGTAACTGGGGGTAATGTCTGGGAAAAAATTAAAGAGGGATTTCTTTACTCATTTAGATTTCCACCCATTCGCTCTATCTTATTGCTATCAGCTTTAGTCAGTTTTATGGGTATGCAATACATGATTTTTATCCCCATTTTTGCTGACAAAGTTCTCCATAGCGGGGCAGAAGCCCAGGGTTATTTGATGGCAGCATCAGGAGTTGGAGCTTTAGGAGGGGGAATTTATCTGACTACGCGACAAACGGTAGTCGGGCTAGGCAAATTGTTGGCATCGGCTCCAGCAATTTTAGGAATCGGTTTGATTGCTTTTTCTTTCTCCCGGTTTTTACCAGTTTCTTTGTGTGCAATGTTGTTTGTTGGCTTGGGATCAATCCTCCAAATTGCCTCTGCAAATACAATTTTACAAACCATCGTGGAAGATGATAAACGCGGACGAGTAATGAGCTTATATGGAATGGCGTTTTTGGGGATGATACCATTGGGTAATTTATTTGGAGGTATTTTAGCAAATTATATCGGCACTTCCAATACATTAATAATTGATGGTTTAGCTTGCATTATAGGGTCGATAATTTTTCGCAAGCAATTGCCTGCTCTAAGGAAATTGATTCGTCCAATTTATGAGCAGAAAGGAATTTTAGAAAGCGAGAAAGCTGCTAGATAA
- a CDS encoding biotin/lipoyl-binding protein: protein MAPSGKKPLFLILAALGVGAIAAGSFGYRYWQYTSSHQETDNAIVAGHIHQVSSKIPGTVSQVLVSDNQLVQPGQLLVQLDLQDDQSKVQQAKGAQFALLPPDNATGNFTKIVQRIPVKIVFDQKSIQKYNSRITPGMSAEVSVEVK, encoded by the coding sequence GTGGCACCGTCGGGGAAAAAACCGCTCTTCTTGATTTTGGCAGCATTGGGTGTAGGTGCGATCGCCGCAGGTAGTTTTGGTTATCGTTACTGGCAGTACACCTCTAGCCACCAGGAAACAGACAACGCCATCGTTGCTGGACACATCCACCAAGTGAGTAGCAAGATTCCGGGAACTGTCAGTCAGGTGCTAGTGAGTGATAACCAACTGGTACAACCAGGACAGTTATTAGTGCAGCTAGACCTACAAGATGATCAGAGTAAAGTACAGCAAGCAAAAGGCGCTCAGTTTGCTTTATTACCACCGGATAACGCCACAGGTAACTTTACCAAAATCGTCCAGCGTATCCCAGTAAAAATCGTTTTTGACCAAAAGAGCATTCAAAAATATAACTCGCGAATTACACCAGGGATGTCTGCGGAAGTTAGCGTAGAGGTGAAATAA
- a CDS encoding ArnT family glycosyltransferase, which yields MLYKLKFLQPIWWQTRLAVALPYISLLGWILPLLIFSSGENSLMAHDEGLYAWRARQMFDSGDWIAPWSNAHHKTPGPYWLIASSYKLLGISEFSTRLPVMTASIFALLLLYEIGKILLGKKVAWLAGAILSVEFLWLQYSRLGTPDVPMILLVLLAILSLLKAELHPRYGYFWSFLAGLSLGLGFLVRSFMIFLPIIALFPYLIWEHRRHRHLVNPILYLGLVVGLIPTFAWLWFDWLRYGNLSFEQLFNFVVDLGSKERNRNGVIFYFWNVPLKSFPWFLFGLLGLVLTIRRPIPRYQLILVGFPLVLFAELSIFSTRLSHYSLTLYPFIAMLAAVGLNWLGQVYGLMGEPGKSYYPEIRKDPLPRYIWIITRNLSYACGVLGVLLLLGGIVALAGGGADIRKYATIGLTMGLGWLILPVVWVGRYHFGYKWLTSDYWVAGWLVPCWLALAVAGSFGVLGDYNPSFRTFIQQPAIAKVLQTHPIYFVQVGGKTAVLLNFYTPVHGKKVDSISELPAFSYAWISAQQSAELSLPHHVLGTVQEYQLVQVLP from the coding sequence ATGCTATATAAACTAAAGTTCTTGCAGCCGATTTGGTGGCAAACACGCCTAGCTGTGGCATTACCGTATATTAGTTTGTTGGGTTGGATACTCCCCTTATTAATATTCAGTTCTGGGGAGAATAGCCTAATGGCACATGATGAAGGGCTTTACGCTTGGCGAGCGCGCCAGATGTTTGACTCTGGTGACTGGATCGCGCCTTGGAGCAATGCCCATCATAAAACCCCTGGACCCTATTGGTTAATTGCTAGTTCATACAAGCTGCTTGGTATTAGTGAATTTAGTACGCGACTGCCTGTGATGACTGCTAGTATTTTTGCCTTATTACTGCTCTATGAAATTGGCAAAATTCTGTTGGGAAAGAAGGTTGCATGGTTAGCTGGTGCAATTTTGAGTGTGGAATTTCTCTGGTTGCAATACTCTCGCTTAGGTACGCCTGATGTGCCGATGATTTTATTGGTACTTTTAGCTATTTTGTCTTTACTAAAAGCGGAATTACATCCTCGATATGGCTATTTTTGGAGTTTTCTGGCTGGGTTAAGTTTGGGTTTGGGCTTCTTAGTCAGAAGCTTTATGATTTTTTTACCTATCATAGCATTATTCCCTTATTTAATTTGGGAGCATCGCCGTCATCGTCATCTTGTTAACCCAATTTTATATTTAGGTTTGGTAGTAGGTTTGATTCCTACTTTCGCCTGGCTGTGGTTTGACTGGCTGCGCTACGGTAATTTAAGTTTTGAGCAGTTGTTCAATTTTGTTGTGGATCTAGGTTCTAAAGAACGTAATCGCAATGGAGTTATATTCTATTTTTGGAATGTCCCTTTAAAATCGTTTCCTTGGTTTTTATTCGGTCTGTTAGGCTTGGTTTTAACGATTCGTCGTCCGATTCCTCGCTATCAGTTGATATTAGTTGGTTTTCCCCTGGTTCTATTTGCAGAACTGAGTATTTTCTCAACTCGTTTATCTCACTATAGTTTGACCCTTTATCCCTTTATAGCAATGCTTGCGGCTGTGGGTTTAAATTGGCTAGGCCAAGTTTATGGTCTGATGGGGGAACCTGGCAAATCCTACTATCCGGAAATTAGGAAAGATCCACTTCCTCGGTATATCTGGATCATTACCCGTAACCTCAGTTATGCCTGTGGTGTGTTAGGAGTTTTACTTTTGTTAGGGGGTATAGTGGCTTTAGCTGGGGGTGGTGCTGACATTCGCAAGTATGCAACAATTGGCTTAACTATGGGGTTAGGTTGGTTAATTTTGCCTGTGGTGTGGGTTGGTCGTTACCACTTTGGTTATAAGTGGTTGACGTCTGATTATTGGGTGGCTGGTTGGCTAGTTCCCTGTTGGCTGGCGTTGGCTGTGGCTGGTAGTTTTGGTGTTTTAGGGGACTATAATCCTAGTTTTAGAACTTTTATCCAACAACCTGCGATCGCTAAAGTTCTCCAAACTCATCCGATCTATTTTGTGCAAGTAGGTGGAAAAACTGCTGTATTGCTCAATTTCTACACTCCCGTTCACGGTAAAAAGGTAGATTCAATTTCCGAATTGCCAGCTTTTAGCTATGCTTGGATCTCTGCACAACAGTCTGCTGAATTATCCCTGCCTCACCATGTTCTTGGTACTGTGCAAGAGTATCAGTTGGTTCAAGTCCTGCCCTAG
- a CDS encoding class I SAM-dependent methyltransferase, protein MLLRPNQRLKLDDTDDKVFYAYPRFVTHVDEGFIQQLTALYRQRLKPNTRILDMMSSWVSHLPEELQFDYIQGHGLNAEELTRNPRLNHYLVQNLNENPQLPLPDQEFDAVLNCVSVQYMQYPEAVFSEIHRVLKPGGVAIISFSNRMFFQKAIQAWRDGTEDSRVELVKRYFTSVPGFSAPEVIVHKSTLPNFLQWLGAAGGDPFYAVIAYRNEAQ, encoded by the coding sequence ATGCTGCTAAGACCGAATCAACGCCTGAAGTTAGATGATACAGACGACAAGGTTTTTTATGCCTATCCCCGCTTTGTCACCCATGTCGATGAAGGTTTTATTCAACAGCTAACGGCATTATATCGTCAGCGACTAAAACCCAACACACGCATCCTTGATATGATGAGCAGTTGGGTGTCTCATCTGCCAGAAGAATTACAGTTTGATTATATTCAGGGACATGGACTCAACGCTGAGGAACTCACACGTAATCCTCGGTTAAATCATTACCTTGTGCAAAATCTCAACGAAAATCCCCAGCTACCTTTACCAGATCAAGAGTTTGACGCCGTTCTTAACTGCGTTTCTGTGCAGTACATGCAATATCCAGAGGCAGTATTTTCGGAAATTCACCGTGTCCTCAAACCTGGTGGCGTCGCCATTATCAGCTTTTCCAACCGGATGTTTTTTCAAAAGGCGATTCAAGCCTGGCGAGATGGAACAGAGGACTCTAGAGTCGAATTAGTCAAACGCTATTTTACCTCAGTACCGGGATTTAGCGCCCCAGAAGTCATTGTCCATAAGTCAACACTACCGAATTTCTTGCAGTGGTTAGGTGCAGCTGGAGGAGATCCGTTCTATGCTGTGATAGCTTACCGCAATGAAGCACAATAG
- a CDS encoding SH3 domain-containing protein — translation MGLMTKLTAGLLTFETLMTGVLPAIALPGTVTSRSNLRTDASLTASVEEILPSGSNVEVLNITVGNDGDNWYYVQPTVEGTLSGWVRSDLVSLKLDKKRYATIVGDRGDKINVRSSPNLRSKVLHNALSGDLVTIENSYKQGGQYRWYCIKFPNNVIGWVREDLLSIWPQGCIITCPDI, via the coding sequence ATGGGTTTAATGACAAAGTTGACAGCAGGATTGTTGACTTTTGAAACATTGATGACCGGAGTATTGCCTGCAATAGCTCTTCCGGGGACCGTGACGAGTAGAAGTAATTTGCGAACAGATGCATCTTTGACAGCATCCGTAGAGGAAATCTTACCATCAGGCAGTAATGTGGAGGTTTTGAATATTACGGTGGGAAATGATGGCGATAACTGGTACTATGTGCAACCAACAGTGGAAGGGACACTAAGCGGTTGGGTACGGAGCGATTTAGTCAGCCTTAAGCTTGACAAAAAGCGTTATGCAACCATAGTGGGGGATCGCGGGGATAAAATTAACGTGCGTTCATCTCCTAACTTAAGAAGCAAGGTTCTGCACAACGCGCTGTCAGGTGATTTGGTGACGATTGAAAATTCGTACAAACAGGGAGGTCAATATCGTTGGTATTGCATTAAGTTCCCAAATAATGTTATTGGTTGGGTGCGAGAAGACCTGCTATCGATATGGCCGCAAGGATGCATTATCACTTGTCCTGATATTTAG
- the rpsU gene encoding 30S ribosomal protein S21, which yields MTQVVLGENEGIESALRRFKREVSKAGIFQDMRKKRHFETPIEKEKRKAIARHKQRRKQRSRFN from the coding sequence ATGACCCAAGTAGTTTTGGGGGAAAATGAAGGTATTGAATCAGCCTTGCGAAGATTTAAGCGGGAAGTTTCCAAAGCAGGAATTTTCCAAGATATGCGAAAGAAGCGTCACTTTGAAACGCCGATAGAAAAAGAGAAGCGTAAAGCAATTGCTAGACACAAGCAACGTCGTAAACAACGTTCTCGCTTCAATTAA
- a CDS encoding RNA recognition motif domain-containing protein, with protein MSIYVGNLSYQVTEEDLKLAFKEYGTVNRVQLPTDRETGRPRGFAFVEMETDVQEQAAIDALDGAEWMGRDLKVNKAKPREERSSSPRGNWGGNNARNNNRRY; from the coding sequence ATGTCGATTTACGTTGGAAATTTGTCCTATCAGGTAACAGAAGAAGACCTGAAGCTGGCTTTTAAAGAGTACGGAACAGTTAATCGTGTGCAGTTACCCACCGACCGGGAAACAGGCCGTCCACGTGGGTTTGCCTTTGTGGAAATGGAAACAGATGTACAAGAACAAGCTGCTATTGACGCACTTGATGGTGCTGAGTGGATGGGGCGTGACTTGAAGGTGAATAAGGCTAAACCCCGTGAGGAAAGAAGTAGTTCTCCTCGTGGTAACTGGGGCGGCAATAATGCCCGCAATAATAACCGACGTTACTAA
- a CDS encoding 3'(2'),5'-bisphosphate nucleotidase CysQ family protein, giving the protein MKDLQEILEIARDMGWGAANILRSYYNGTAKDPNLDIQYKQNEPVTVADVVVSKYILDRLQATLGNEDFAYISEETYKSPLSQDSSQWVWIIDPLDGTRDFIKKTGNYAVHIALVHENRPVLAVVAVPEAEKLYYATKGGGTFLETSDGSIPLQVSAGKRIEDLTLVVSSSHRYEQLDYLLQNLPCQNQKAIGSVGCKIAAIVEQQADIYISLSGKSAPKDWDLAAPELILTEAGGKFTHFDGTPLRYNTGDINQWGGLLASNGQYQEVLCKQAEKILTQFTSR; this is encoded by the coding sequence ATGAAAGACCTACAAGAAATATTAGAAATTGCTCGTGATATGGGTTGGGGGGCAGCAAATATACTGCGGTCTTACTACAACGGAACGGCAAAAGACCCAAACCTCGACATCCAATATAAACAAAATGAGCCTGTTACTGTTGCAGATGTAGTTGTCAGTAAATATATTTTGGACAGGCTACAAGCAACTTTGGGTAATGAAGACTTTGCCTATATCAGCGAAGAAACCTATAAATCTCCACTGAGTCAGGATAGCTCTCAGTGGGTATGGATCATTGATCCTTTGGACGGGACGCGAGACTTTATCAAAAAAACTGGGAACTATGCGGTTCACATTGCTTTGGTGCATGAAAATCGCCCAGTCTTAGCCGTGGTAGCGGTGCCAGAGGCAGAAAAGTTATATTATGCCACCAAGGGCGGAGGTACTTTTTTGGAAACCAGCGATGGTTCTATTCCCTTGCAAGTCTCTGCCGGTAAACGAATTGAAGATTTAACCCTAGTTGTGAGTAGTTCTCACCGCTATGAACAGTTAGATTATTTACTGCAAAATCTACCCTGTCAAAATCAAAAAGCGATCGGCAGTGTGGGTTGTAAAATCGCCGCCATTGTCGAACAACAGGCAGATATTTACATTTCCCTTTCCGGCAAGTCTGCCCCCAAAGATTGGGATCTCGCCGCTCCCGAACTAATTTTGACAGAAGCTGGAGGTAAGTTTACGCACTTCGATGGCACTCCCTTACGATACAACACTGGAGATATCAATCAGTGGGGGGGTTTGCTAGCCAGCAACGGTCAGTATCAAGAGGTACTCTGTAAGCAAGCAGAAAAGATATTAACACAGTTCACTTCTAGGTGA
- a CDS encoding sugar kinase: MTNFGLFVGLVTLDLIYLAESAPKNNQKLVATDYTVAAGGPATNAAVTFSHLGNQATVLGVVGSHPMTQLIKTDLANYKVAIADLHPSTNTAPPVSSIIVTQTTGERAVVSINAVKTQSTSESIPPNIWQNIDIVLIDGHQMAVGYAIAQIAKNQNIPVVIDGGSWKPGFAQILPFVDYAVCSANFFPPNCHTEEEVFTYLNALSIPHIAITHGEKPIQYLSSDKTGVVNVPIIQPVDTLGAGDIFHGAFCHYILRENFPDALANAANIAATSCQFFGTRRWMNSK; the protein is encoded by the coding sequence ATGACTAATTTTGGCTTATTTGTGGGGTTAGTAACCTTAGATTTAATTTACCTTGCTGAATCTGCCCCCAAAAACAATCAGAAGCTGGTTGCTACTGACTATACTGTGGCAGCAGGAGGCCCGGCAACAAATGCGGCTGTAACTTTCAGCCATTTGGGTAATCAAGCTACAGTCTTGGGTGTGGTGGGTTCTCACCCAATGACGCAGTTAATTAAAACAGATTTGGCAAACTACAAAGTAGCGATCGCCGATCTTCACCCCAGCACCAATACAGCCCCGCCTGTCTCTTCTATCATTGTTACCCAAACTACCGGTGAACGGGCTGTAGTTTCGATTAATGCTGTCAAAACTCAGTCAACAAGCGAATCTATCCCGCCAAATATTTGGCAAAATATTGATATTGTCCTAATTGATGGGCATCAGATGGCTGTTGGCTATGCGATCGCCCAAATCGCTAAAAACCAGAATATCCCAGTTGTGATTGATGGCGGTAGCTGGAAGCCAGGATTTGCACAAATTTTGCCTTTTGTGGATTACGCTGTTTGTTCAGCTAATTTTTTTCCCCCCAACTGCCACACTGAAGAAGAAGTTTTTACCTATCTCAACGCCTTGAGTATTCCCCACATCGCTATCACCCACGGAGAAAAACCGATTCAATACTTAAGTAGCGATAAAACTGGTGTTGTCAATGTGCCTATAATTCAGCCTGTTGATACACTGGGGGCGGGAGATATTTTCCACGGTGCCTTCTGCCATTACATCCTACGGGAAAATTTTCCCGATGCCTTGGCTAATGCGGCTAATATTGCTGCTACTTCTTGTCAATTTTTTGGCACGCGCCGTTGGATGAATTCAAAGTAG
- a CDS encoding DUF29 domain-containing protein — protein MNSATHNNDFYAWTQEQAHLLRTKQFNQIDFHHLAEEIEDMGRSEKRELESRLELLLMHLLKWQFQPNLRSRSWQLTIKEQRLRLEKLLQENPSLSCFLADSLDKTYQLATISAERETGLSSFPETCPYNLTEIFAPDFLPLEN, from the coding sequence ATGAATTCAGCTACCCACAACAATGATTTTTATGCCTGGACGCAAGAACAAGCGCACTTGTTGAGAACAAAACAATTTAATCAAATTGATTTTCATCATCTGGCTGAAGAAATTGAAGACATGGGACGTTCTGAAAAACGGGAATTAGAAAGCCGATTAGAACTACTACTTATGCATCTACTTAAATGGCAATTTCAGCCTAACTTACGCTCTCGGAGTTGGCAATTAACCATCAAAGAGCAACGCTTACGCTTGGAGAAACTGCTTCAAGAAAACCCCAGCCTTAGCTGCTTTTTAGCCGACTCCCTCGATAAAACTTATCAACTTGCAACTATTAGCGCCGAACGAGAAACAGGATTATCTTCATTTCCTGAAACTTGTCCTTATAACTTAACAGAAATTTTTGCGCCTGATTTTTTACCTCTTGAAAACTAA
- the rsmI gene encoding 16S rRNA (cytidine(1402)-2'-O)-methyltransferase, with product MQTDPKPGTLYVVGTPIGNLEDMTFRAVRILQTVDLIAAEDTRHTGKLLQHFQVKTPQMSYHEHNRHSRVPELIELLVDNKAIALVSDAGMPGISDPGYELVIACIEAGIRVVPIPGASAAITALSASGLPTDRFSFEGFLPAKGQQRREHLESLQAESRTLIFYESPHRLRETLQDLGEVWGSDRQIVLARELTKLYEEFWRGTIAEAIALYSQREPQGEYTLLVAGNPPSQLQLTEAQLKAELQQIMKQGISRSQASRQLAKSTSISRRHLYQLALSIVMSPE from the coding sequence ATGCAAACTGATCCAAAACCAGGAACACTTTACGTTGTCGGCACACCAATTGGCAATCTGGAAGATATGACCTTTCGGGCGGTGCGAATTTTGCAAACGGTGGATTTAATTGCAGCAGAAGACACGCGCCACACGGGGAAACTGCTACAACATTTTCAAGTTAAAACTCCCCAGATGAGTTACCACGAGCATAACCGACACAGCCGCGTCCCGGAACTAATAGAGCTTTTAGTAGATAATAAGGCGATCGCACTGGTGAGTGATGCGGGGATGCCAGGAATTTCTGATCCAGGGTATGAACTGGTGATCGCTTGTATTGAGGCGGGAATCAGAGTAGTTCCCATTCCTGGCGCTAGTGCGGCAATTACAGCTTTAAGTGCATCTGGACTACCGACAGATCGGTTTAGCTTTGAAGGCTTTTTACCGGCGAAAGGTCAACAACGACGAGAACATTTAGAATCTCTGCAAGCAGAATCCCGGACATTGATTTTTTACGAGTCACCCCACCGCTTGCGAGAAACCTTGCAAGACTTAGGAGAAGTTTGGGGAAGCGATCGCCAAATTGTGCTAGCGCGGGAGTTAACTAAATTGTATGAGGAATTTTGGCGGGGGACAATTGCTGAGGCGATCGCCCTCTACAGCCAACGGGAACCCCAAGGCGAATATACTCTCCTGGTGGCAGGAAATCCACCCAGTCAACTCCAACTCACAGAAGCACAACTCAAAGCCGAACTACAACAGATTATGAAACAGGGAATTTCGCGATCGCAAGCTAGTCGTCAGTTAGCAAAAAGCACCTCCATATCCCGTCGCCATCTCTATCAACTAGCCCTTTCTATAGTTATGAGTCCTGAGTAA
- the rpsU gene encoding 30S ribosomal protein S21, giving the protein MTQVLLGENEGIDSALRRFKRQVSKAGILADVKYHRHFETPQEKRKRKAVSARRKRRFN; this is encoded by the coding sequence ATGACCCAAGTGCTTCTAGGCGAAAATGAAGGAATAGACTCAGCGCTGCGTCGGTTTAAACGCCAGGTTTCCAAAGCTGGTATATTGGCTGACGTCAAATATCATCGGCACTTTGAAACCCCGCAGGAAAAGCGTAAACGTAAGGCAGTGTCAGCTAGACGAAAACGTCGTTTTAATTAA
- the pth gene encoding aminoacyl-tRNA hydrolase, whose translation MTEAVTQPALVIPQLIVGLGNPEPKYDQTRHNIGFAALDALSRSWKMPLAENRKFQGEYGEGMAPGGGKVRLLKPLTYMNRSGQSIQAVTSWYKLPAESVLVIYDDMDLPLGKTRLRLSGSAGGHNGMKSTIAHLSSQDFPRLRIGIGKPKGAANSDDSETVSHVLGRFSGAETKLMSLVLQFVVECVELSLKQGVEKAMNRCNSRTVDTSEA comes from the coding sequence ATGACAGAAGCTGTTACACAACCAGCTTTGGTGATTCCCCAGCTAATTGTCGGGTTGGGGAATCCAGAGCCTAAGTATGACCAAACTCGCCATAATATCGGCTTTGCTGCTCTAGATGCTCTCTCTCGTTCTTGGAAAATGCCTCTTGCGGAAAATCGCAAGTTTCAAGGGGAGTATGGCGAAGGAATGGCACCCGGTGGTGGTAAAGTTCGCCTGTTAAAGCCGTTGACTTATATGAATCGTTCAGGACAGTCAATCCAAGCGGTGACAAGTTGGTATAAATTGCCGGCAGAGTCGGTGCTAGTGATTTATGACGATATGGATTTACCTTTGGGTAAAACTCGCCTGCGCTTGTCTGGTTCTGCTGGGGGACACAATGGCATGAAAAGTACAATTGCACATCTGAGTTCCCAAGACTTCCCTCGTTTACGCATCGGTATTGGTAAACCAAAAGGTGCAGCTAATAGTGATGATTCTGAAACTGTCTCTCATGTACTGGGGCGATTTTCTGGCGCTGAAACTAAATTAATGTCTCTTGTGCTTCAGTTCGTAGTTGAGTGTGTAGAACTCAGCCTCAAACAGGGAGTCGAAAAGGCGATGAATCGTTGTAATAGTCGGACTGTTGATACTTCTGAGGCTTAA
- a CDS encoding TatA/E family twin arginine-targeting protein translocase: MNIFGIGLPEMGLIMIVALLIFGPKKLPEIGRSLGKTIRGFQEASNEFQSEFKREAENIEQAVKTTAELEPKQIEAVTSQQETPSSSPTS; the protein is encoded by the coding sequence ATGAATATTTTTGGGATTGGTCTGCCGGAAATGGGTCTAATTATGATAGTGGCGCTGTTAATCTTCGGCCCGAAAAAGCTACCAGAAATTGGGCGGAGTTTGGGTAAAACCATTCGCGGTTTCCAAGAAGCTTCTAATGAATTTCAATCTGAGTTTAAGCGGGAAGCTGAAAATATAGAACAAGCGGTGAAGACTACTGCTGAACTGGAACCCAAGCAAATCGAGGCTGTTACATCCCAGCAAGAAACTCCTAGTTCTTCCCCAACTAGCTAG